The Streptomyces nitrosporeus genome includes a window with the following:
- a CDS encoding TetR/AcrR family transcriptional regulator → MYSGVMSTPDRLIEATRDLLWERGYVGTSPKAIQRLAGAGQGSMYHHFQGKQELALAAIVRTAALLREAADQALTGPGTAYGRIEAYLTREREVLRGCPVGRLTTDPDVMADARLRAPVDETLGWLRGRIAEIVQEGVDAGEFGPDTVPDEIAATVVATVQGGYVLARASGSAAPFDAAVRGLLALLAPPPGRAPARRPSPPA, encoded by the coding sequence ATGTACAGTGGTGTCATGAGCACTCCGGACCGGCTGATCGAGGCCACGCGGGATCTTCTGTGGGAACGCGGCTACGTGGGCACCAGCCCGAAGGCGATCCAGCGGCTGGCTGGGGCCGGCCAGGGCAGCATGTACCACCACTTCCAGGGCAAGCAGGAGCTGGCGCTCGCCGCCATCGTCCGTACGGCGGCGCTGCTGCGGGAGGCCGCGGACCAGGCGCTGACCGGTCCCGGTACCGCCTACGGGCGGATCGAGGCGTATCTGACGCGGGAGCGTGAGGTGCTGCGCGGCTGCCCGGTGGGGCGGCTGACGACGGACCCGGACGTCATGGCCGACGCCCGGCTGCGCGCCCCGGTCGACGAGACCCTCGGATGGCTCCGGGGCAGGATCGCCGAAATCGTCCAGGAGGGCGTGGACGCGGGCGAGTTCGGGCCGGACACGGTGCCGGACGAGATCGCGGCGACGGTCGTGGCGACGGTCCAGGGGGGTTACGTACTGGCCCGCGCGTCCGGTTCGGCCGCCCCCTTCGACGCCGCCGTCCGGGGGCTGCTCGCCCTGCTCGCCCCGCCGCCCGGGCGGGCGCCCGCCCGAAGGCCCTCGCCGCCGGCCTGA
- a CDS encoding ATP-binding protein, whose product MISEPSRHCAVELQALPSRIGQVRRIISAQLRYWHLDPLVDHAALGVTELLTNVHRHAQPDKSCTVEVELLLDRLTVSVHDRDSRMPAVRDADPSATSGRGLAMIAAVSESWGVRPGDGAGKVVWFTLAAPSFATALPPLPVYGSTTDGPFGPGAGVTPEPARTRARSAVVG is encoded by the coding sequence GTGATCAGCGAGCCAAGCAGGCACTGCGCGGTGGAGCTCCAGGCCCTGCCGTCGCGGATCGGTCAGGTCCGCAGAATCATCTCGGCGCAACTGCGCTACTGGCATCTCGATCCTCTGGTCGACCATGCGGCGCTCGGCGTGACCGAACTGCTGACCAATGTCCACCGGCACGCACAGCCGGACAAGTCATGCACCGTCGAGGTCGAATTGCTGCTCGACCGTCTGACGGTCTCCGTCCACGACCGCGATTCCCGGATGCCGGCCGTGCGCGACGCCGACCCGTCCGCGACCTCCGGCCGCGGGCTGGCGATGATCGCGGCCGTCAGCGAGAGCTGGGGTGTACGGCCGGGCGACGGCGCGGGGAAAGTCGTCTGGTTCACCCTGGCGGCGCCCTCCTTCGCCACCGCCCTGCCGCCCCTCCCGGTCTACGGATCGACGACCGACGGGCCGTTCGGCCCGGGAGCCGGCGTCACGCCGGAGCCGGCCCGGACACGGGCCCGGTCGGCCGTGGTCGGCTGA
- a CDS encoding DUF4158 domain-containing protein produces MLKFFEVEARSPENAGEIPVPGVSYVAQQVKVTAEEWAAYDWSGRAIKRHRTEIRGAFGFRECTREDQARLAEWLAVELCGVELSRDRLADAVVARCREDRLEPPTPGPTTGAGPCSLASARSLACRNGRPARTSRKLLP; encoded by the coding sequence TTGCTGAAGTTCTTCGAGGTGGAGGCCCGGTCTCCGGAGAACGCCGGGGAGATCCCGGTGCCGGGTGTGTCGTACGTCGCCCAGCAGGTGAAGGTGACCGCCGAGGAGTGGGCCGCGTACGACTGGTCGGGGCGGGCGATCAAGCGGCACCGGACGGAGATCCGGGGCGCGTTCGGCTTCCGCGAGTGCACCAGGGAGGACCAGGCCCGACTCGCCGAGTGGCTGGCGGTGGAGCTGTGCGGGGTGGAGCTGTCGAGAGACCGGCTGGCGGATGCCGTGGTGGCCCGCTGCCGCGAAGACAGGCTGGAGCCGCCAACGCCGGGGCCCACGACCGGGGCCGGACCGTGTTCGTTAGCCTCGGCACGCTCGCTGGCATGCAGAAACGGCAGGCCGGCCCGCACTTCCCGCAAACTCCTGCCCTGA
- a CDS encoding carboxymuconolactone decarboxylase family protein, producing the protein MSRIALLDPPYTDQAGALLARMMPGDAPPIGLFRMFARNIPMADAMHGWGRYELGRQLTLTMREREIVIDRTCALCGCEYEWGVHMMTFAERVGLTREQAASLVHGAPADECWTSGRERLLILAADALHERSDIDDALWTRLVSVFDELQLLDLLLLCGWYHAVSFAARATRVPHEPGAPRFADFLPLTTGTNR; encoded by the coding sequence ATGTCGCGGATAGCCCTGCTGGACCCGCCGTACACCGACCAGGCCGGTGCACTGCTCGCGCGCATGATGCCCGGGGACGCCCCGCCGATCGGGCTGTTCCGGATGTTCGCCAGAAACATCCCCATGGCCGACGCCATGCACGGGTGGGGTCGCTACGAGTTGGGCAGACAGCTGACCCTGACCATGCGGGAACGCGAGATCGTCATCGACCGGACGTGCGCGCTGTGCGGCTGCGAGTACGAGTGGGGCGTGCACATGATGACGTTCGCCGAGCGGGTCGGACTCACCCGCGAGCAGGCGGCGTCCCTGGTGCACGGCGCCCCCGCCGACGAGTGCTGGACGTCCGGGAGGGAACGGCTGCTCATCCTCGCTGCCGATGCGCTGCACGAGCGTTCCGACATCGATGACGCGCTGTGGACACGGCTCGTGTCGGTCTTCGATGAGCTCCAGCTACTCGATCTGCTTCTGCTGTGCGGGTGGTACCACGCCGTCAGCTTCGCCGCGCGCGCCACGCGCGTGCCGCACGAGCCCGGCGCGCCTCGCTTCGCCGACTTCCTCCCCCTCACGACCGGGACCAACCGATGA
- a CDS encoding alpha/beta hydrolase: MNLEPGKSVPAVPVPLDAELRVAYDAYLAGEPDLAPMNPEKLSVIRTETDAAVAALEDLSHGGRFTVFQPSVPGLDGAPEIPLLVCTPSGAPASRPALYFIHGGGFYCSDHRTELDQVLETAERFGATLISVGYRLAPEHPYPAQINDVHAGLLWVADHADELGIDSERIVVTGFSAGGTLSAALALTVRDKGGPRLLGQLLIAPLLDDRNDSASALQMDDVELFDRSRNRFAWSSLLGDAQGGPDVPQYAAPARATDLAGLPPAFLDVGSAECLRDEILAYADRIWQAGGEAELHVWPGGIHGFDRKAPEARISKAALAARRNWLEHLLATG, translated from the coding sequence ATGAATCTTGAACCTGGAAAGAGCGTGCCCGCCGTTCCCGTTCCTCTCGACGCCGAACTCCGGGTCGCTTATGACGCCTACCTGGCGGGGGAACCGGACTTGGCGCCGATGAACCCCGAGAAGCTGTCGGTGATCCGCACGGAGACCGACGCCGCGGTGGCGGCGCTCGAGGACCTCAGCCATGGCGGGCGCTTCACCGTCTTCCAGCCTTCGGTGCCCGGCCTGGACGGCGCCCCCGAGATCCCGCTGCTGGTGTGCACACCCTCCGGCGCACCCGCATCACGGCCGGCGCTCTACTTCATACACGGCGGCGGCTTCTACTGTAGCGATCACCGCACCGAGCTCGACCAGGTACTCGAGACGGCCGAGCGGTTCGGGGCCACGCTGATCTCGGTCGGCTACCGGCTCGCGCCCGAGCACCCCTACCCCGCCCAGATCAACGACGTTCACGCCGGTCTGCTGTGGGTCGCCGACCACGCGGACGAACTCGGCATCGACTCGGAGCGCATCGTCGTCACGGGCTTCAGCGCCGGCGGCACCCTCAGCGCCGCGCTAGCTTTGACCGTGCGCGACAAGGGCGGTCCCCGCCTGCTCGGCCAGCTGCTGATCGCCCCGCTGCTCGACGACCGCAACGACAGCGCCTCGGCCCTGCAGATGGACGACGTCGAACTCTTCGACCGCAGCCGCAACAGGTTCGCCTGGAGCTCGCTGCTCGGCGACGCCCAGGGCGGACCTGATGTGCCGCAGTACGCTGCGCCCGCCCGCGCCACTGACCTGGCCGGCCTGCCACCCGCATTCCTCGACGTCGGCTCCGCCGAGTGCCTGCGCGATGAGATCCTCGCCTACGCCGACCGGATCTGGCAGGCCGGCGGCGAAGCCGAGCTGCACGTGTGGCCCGGCGGAATCCACGGATTCGACCGGAAAGCCCCCGAGGCGCGGATCAGCAAGGCCGCTCTCGCGGCACGCCGCAACTGGCTGGAGCACCTTCTCGCCACCGGCTGA
- a CDS encoding alpha/beta fold hydrolase — protein sequence MRNVTIWSEEFGAETDTPILLIMGSMSQGVLWPDEFVGRLAAGGRRVIRYDHRDTGRSGTVDFATDPYTWSDIKNDVYRVLAAHGLDSAHLVGHSAGGLLSQLIAVEAPERVRSLTVIASSPLGRGEGQVLLRALTGQPQPKGSLPEPEREFVEFFRALMAAPPARDRQALIDSMIAEQRVLHGTGLPFDEDAARRLQERVYGRARDLSAASNHRLAAGAGPDFEPVDVLHQVKAPTLVIEGSHEPVKPGHGALIAEQIPGARLMTVAGMGHTLPLETHQELADAILTHTAE from the coding sequence ATGCGAAACGTAACCATCTGGAGTGAAGAGTTCGGTGCCGAGACGGACACACCGATCCTGTTGATCATGGGCTCGATGTCGCAGGGCGTCTTGTGGCCGGACGAGTTCGTCGGCCGCCTGGCCGCCGGAGGCCGCCGGGTGATCCGGTACGACCACCGTGACACCGGCAGGTCGGGCACCGTCGACTTCGCGACCGATCCGTACACCTGGAGCGACATCAAGAACGACGTCTACCGCGTACTGGCGGCCCACGGTTTGGACAGCGCCCACCTGGTGGGCCACTCGGCGGGCGGGCTGCTCAGCCAGCTCATCGCCGTGGAGGCTCCGGAGCGGGTGCGCTCGCTGACCGTCATCGCCTCCTCGCCGCTCGGTCGCGGCGAGGGCCAGGTGCTCCTGCGCGCTCTGACGGGCCAGCCGCAGCCCAAGGGCAGCCTGCCGGAGCCGGAGCGGGAGTTCGTGGAATTCTTTCGCGCGCTGATGGCCGCCCCGCCCGCTCGGGACCGCCAAGCGCTGATCGACAGCATGATCGCCGAGCAGCGCGTGCTGCACGGCACCGGGCTGCCCTTCGACGAGGACGCGGCGCGCCGACTGCAGGAACGCGTCTACGGCCGGGCCCGCGATCTGTCGGCGGCGTCCAATCACCGGCTGGCCGCAGGGGCCGGCCCTGACTTCGAACCGGTGGACGTGCTGCACCAGGTGAAGGCGCCCACGCTGGTCATCGAGGGCAGCCACGAGCCGGTCAAACCGGGGCACGGTGCGCTCATCGCCGAACAGATCCCGGGGGCAAGGCTGATGACCGTGGCGGGCATGGGGCACACGCTGCCGCTGGAGACCCACCAGGAGCTGGCGGACGCGATCCTCACGCACACGGCCGAGTGA
- a CDS encoding DUF4865 family protein: MHAMQYGITLPADYDMGIIRERVATRGHLLDGFPGLGLKAYLMRERGEGSAVNQYAPLYLWAAPEGMNDFLLGPGFQGVVNDFGRPRVRHWAGLDYTEGPAAGSAPRTAVRHLSRLPEETGPAAPAGAALEEHRRLAACAGVVAAAVALDPHRWELLHFTLWADGPADVPGDRFEVLHLSAPERARLAKGAGA, from the coding sequence ATGCACGCCATGCAGTACGGAATCACCCTGCCCGCCGATTACGACATGGGGATCATCCGCGAGCGGGTGGCGACCCGCGGCCATCTCCTGGACGGCTTCCCCGGCCTCGGCCTCAAGGCGTACCTGATGCGGGAGCGCGGTGAGGGGTCAGCGGTCAACCAGTACGCCCCGCTGTATCTGTGGGCGGCACCGGAAGGCATGAACGACTTCCTGCTGGGGCCCGGTTTCCAGGGCGTCGTGAACGACTTCGGGCGTCCTCGCGTCCGGCACTGGGCGGGTCTGGACTACACGGAGGGCCCGGCCGCGGGGAGCGCTCCCCGCACCGCGGTCCGCCACCTCTCACGGTTGCCCGAGGAGACCGGTCCGGCCGCGCCGGCCGGAGCCGCGCTGGAGGAGCACCGGCGGCTCGCCGCCTGTGCGGGAGTGGTCGCCGCAGCGGTCGCCCTCGATCCGCACCGCTGGGAACTGCTCCACTTCACCCTCTGGGCGGACGGGCCCGCCGATGTGCCGGGCGACCGCTTCGAGGTACTGCACCTGTCGGCGCCGGAGCGCGCCCGGCTGGCGAAGGGTGCGGGCGCGTGA
- a CDS encoding SRPBCC family protein: protein MAVFRIERFTPLPAAEAWRRVTDWERHGDAVPFTSVGVPTRPPGGVGTVLVARTGLGPLGFDDPMEVVRWTPPAVGRAGVCELVKRGSPVRGRASIDVRPTGAGSHVIWVEELRVRLLPRGADPLLAAAGRRVFGRVLDTLLDG from the coding sequence ATGGCCGTCTTCCGGATCGAGCGTTTCACCCCCCTCCCCGCCGCCGAGGCCTGGCGCCGGGTGACCGACTGGGAGCGGCACGGCGACGCCGTCCCCTTCACCTCGGTCGGTGTGCCGACCCGTCCGCCCGGCGGGGTGGGCACGGTCCTGGTGGCACGTACGGGCCTCGGTCCGCTGGGGTTCGACGATCCGATGGAGGTGGTGCGCTGGACTCCGCCGGCCGTCGGCCGGGCCGGGGTGTGCGAGCTGGTCAAACGCGGGTCGCCGGTGCGGGGCCGGGCGTCGATCGACGTACGGCCGACGGGTGCGGGCTCCCATGTGATCTGGGTCGAGGAGCTGCGGGTGCGGCTGTTGCCCCGGGGTGCCGATCCGCTGCTGGCGGCTGCCGGGCGGCGGGTCTTCGGCCGGGTGCTGGACACGCTGCTGGACGGCTGA
- a CDS encoding winged helix-turn-helix transcriptional regulator has translation MAAMDLFGRRWALRILWELRAGPLGARALLARCEGLSSSVLYQRLRELASSGIVAPSADGYELTRLGTALRDALRPLDEWAITWAQEQEHNDQEPTET, from the coding sequence ATGGCCGCGATGGACCTGTTCGGCCGTCGGTGGGCGCTGCGAATCCTCTGGGAACTGCGTGCGGGCCCGCTCGGCGCCCGCGCGCTGCTGGCACGGTGCGAAGGGCTGTCGTCCAGCGTCCTCTACCAGCGGCTCCGTGAACTCGCATCGAGCGGGATCGTCGCCCCCTCGGCCGATGGCTACGAGCTGACTCGGCTGGGGACAGCACTCCGTGATGCCCTCCGTCCGCTCGACGAATGGGCGATCACCTGGGCGCAGGAGCAAGAGCACAACGATCAGGAGCCCACGGAGACGTGA
- a CDS encoding phosphotriesterase family protein, with amino-acid sequence MSEVRTVLGDIPASGLGVCDAHDHLFLRTPALAGQELDDVDLADGRLRAFRRLGGASVVQWTPYGMGRRAGELAALSRAAGVHVVAATGLHQAAHYAPKALERILPELEELFVSEVTEGIGATGVRAGLIKVAGDFHGVGAHARLTMTAAARAHRRTGAPVAVHLELGTGAADVLDLLCGEEGMDPSRVILGHLGRSPDPVQQLEAARAGAFLAFDGPSRANHATDWRLWDQLAALVSAGFGGQLLLGGDTTVPQTPGMPYLLRRLRPRLERFLGEEPAHAVFVANPARAFALAGA; translated from the coding sequence GTGAGCGAGGTCAGGACCGTGCTCGGCGACATACCCGCGTCCGGCCTGGGGGTCTGCGACGCCCATGACCACCTCTTCCTGCGCACACCCGCCCTGGCGGGCCAGGAGCTGGACGACGTGGACCTGGCCGACGGGCGTCTGCGTGCCTTCCGGCGGCTGGGCGGCGCCTCGGTGGTCCAGTGGACCCCGTACGGGATGGGCAGGCGGGCCGGGGAGCTGGCGGCGCTGTCCCGGGCGGCGGGTGTCCACGTGGTGGCGGCGACCGGGCTGCACCAGGCCGCGCACTACGCTCCAAAGGCGCTGGAGCGGATCCTGCCGGAGCTGGAGGAGCTCTTCGTCTCGGAGGTCACCGAGGGCATCGGTGCGACGGGGGTGCGGGCGGGTCTGATCAAGGTGGCGGGCGACTTCCACGGGGTCGGCGCGCACGCGCGGCTGACGATGACGGCGGCCGCCCGCGCCCACCGCCGCACGGGCGCGCCGGTCGCCGTCCATCTGGAGCTCGGTACCGGCGCGGCGGATGTGCTGGATCTGCTCTGCGGGGAGGAGGGGATGGATCCGAGCAGGGTGATCCTCGGCCATCTCGGCCGGTCGCCCGACCCCGTGCAGCAGCTCGAAGCGGCGCGGGCGGGGGCGTTCCTGGCGTTCGACGGCCCGTCCCGGGCCAACCACGCGACGGACTGGCGGCTCTGGGACCAGCTGGCGGCACTCGTCTCGGCCGGGTTCGGCGGGCAGTTGCTGCTCGGCGGTGACACGACGGTGCCGCAGACGCCGGGGATGCCGTATCTGCTGCGGAGGCTGCGTCCCCGGCTGGAGCGGTTCCTCGGCGAGGAACCGGCCCACGCGGTGTTCGTCGCCAATCCGGCGCGGGCCTTCGCCCTGGCCGGCGCCTGA
- a CDS encoding DeoR/GlpR family DNA-binding transcription regulator has product MSENHNLLAEQRRALILDEVRKRGGVRVNELTRRLSVSDMTIRRDLDALARQGAVEKVHGGAVPVAEASAHEPGFEAKSTLELSAKEDIARVAAAMAAPGSAIALSGGTTTFALARHLLEVPGLTVVTNSVRVADVFHDAQRPSAGSGRAGAATVVLTGGVRTPSDSLVGPVADRAIDSLHFDVLFLGVHGISVEAGLSTPNLAEAETNRRLVQAARRVVVVADHTKWGTVGLSSFAALEEVDAFVTDAGLSDGVRQEMEEHLPGLVVAGGQEHRRKD; this is encoded by the coding sequence TTGAGCGAGAACCACAATCTGCTCGCGGAGCAGCGGCGCGCGCTCATCCTCGACGAGGTGCGCAAGCGCGGCGGTGTCCGGGTCAACGAGCTGACCCGCAGACTGAGCGTCTCCGACATGACCATCCGCCGGGATCTGGACGCGCTGGCCCGGCAGGGTGCGGTCGAGAAGGTGCACGGCGGGGCCGTCCCGGTGGCCGAGGCGAGTGCCCACGAGCCCGGTTTCGAGGCCAAGTCGACGCTGGAGCTCAGCGCCAAGGAGGACATCGCACGGGTGGCCGCGGCGATGGCGGCGCCCGGCAGCGCGATCGCCCTGTCGGGCGGCACCACCACGTTCGCGCTGGCCAGGCACCTGCTGGAGGTGCCCGGGCTGACGGTGGTCACGAACTCGGTGCGGGTCGCCGATGTGTTCCACGACGCCCAGCGGCCTTCGGCGGGCAGCGGGCGGGCGGGGGCGGCCACGGTCGTGCTGACCGGTGGGGTCCGTACGCCGTCGGACTCGCTCGTGGGGCCCGTCGCGGACCGTGCGATCGACTCGCTCCACTTCGACGTGCTCTTCCTCGGGGTGCACGGCATCTCCGTGGAGGCCGGACTCTCCACCCCCAACCTCGCGGAGGCCGAGACCAACCGCCGGCTGGTGCAGGCGGCCCGCCGGGTCGTGGTGGTCGCCGACCACACCAAGTGGGGCACGGTGGGGCTGAGTTCGTTCGCGGCCCTGGAGGAGGTCGACGCCTTCGTCACGGACGCGGGTCTCTCGGACGGTGTCCGGCAGGAGATGGAGGAGCACCTTCCGGGCCTGGTGGTGGCGGGCGGTCAGGAGCACCGGAGGAAGGACTGA
- a CDS encoding EthD family reductase, with product MHKTVVLYPKPADPDHFRDYYVNNHLPLVMDWPGLLAWRYSFDVAAANGEAPYFAVFEADFADAAALAAARSSPQGRRLAADVGNYATGGLVVIDYPVQDGTG from the coding sequence ATGCATAAGACGGTGGTCCTATATCCCAAGCCCGCCGACCCTGACCACTTCCGCGACTACTACGTGAACAACCACCTTCCGCTGGTCATGGACTGGCCCGGCCTGCTTGCGTGGCGCTACAGCTTCGACGTGGCGGCGGCCAACGGAGAAGCGCCATACTTCGCGGTCTTCGAGGCCGACTTCGCTGACGCCGCCGCCCTGGCCGCGGCGCGGTCGTCGCCGCAAGGCCGGCGGCTGGCCGCCGATGTCGGCAACTACGCCACCGGCGGTTTGGTCGTCATCGACTATCCAGTGCAGGACGGCACCGGCTGA
- a CDS encoding PhzF family phenazine biosynthesis protein has product MSWPDVTVVDACVRRDGRGGSPTAVTDDDPAATDADRRTVAAAAGTSHAAFLGPGRTPDGGRPVRFFTATAELSSCGHGTVAAQATRLTRTALGELNDRQHTGGRTFDTVAIRRPAGIEVWFDQGLVALRHPAPDERAAIVAALGLTADDPHPTNAPRIAAPGAPRILVPVRDRSALLRVRPHLGRLAAACQRYGLLGCFVYVPPVGDRPGAARMFAPAIGVDEDVANANSTGCLAAHLLDTTGAQTVAIEVEQGGTLGRPASVLASARRGPAGITTRIGGLAVVRGSHK; this is encoded by the coding sequence ATGTCCTGGCCGGATGTCACGGTGGTTGATGCGTGCGTGCGGCGCGACGGCCGGGGCGGCAGCCCCACGGCCGTCACCGACGACGACCCGGCGGCGACGGACGCTGACCGGCGTACGGTCGCCGCTGCGGCCGGCACCTCGCACGCGGCGTTCCTCGGCCCTGGGCGGACGCCGGACGGGGGCCGGCCGGTCCGGTTCTTCACCGCCACCGCCGAACTGTCCAGCTGCGGCCACGGCACCGTTGCCGCGCAGGCCACTCGATTGACCCGCACCGCGCTGGGCGAGCTGAACGACCGCCAACACACCGGCGGGCGCACCTTCGACACCGTCGCGATCCGCCGCCCCGCCGGCATCGAGGTGTGGTTCGACCAAGGCCTCGTCGCGCTGCGACACCCGGCACCGGACGAGCGCGCCGCGATCGTCGCCGCGCTCGGGCTCACCGCCGACGATCCGCATCCGACCAACGCGCCACGGATCGCCGCGCCCGGCGCACCACGCATACTGGTACCCGTCCGCGACCGGTCGGCGCTGCTGCGGGTCCGCCCACACCTCGGCAGGCTGGCAGCGGCGTGCCAGCGGTACGGGCTCCTCGGCTGTTTCGTGTACGTACCGCCGGTGGGCGACCGGCCGGGTGCGGCGCGGATGTTCGCGCCGGCGATCGGTGTCGACGAGGACGTCGCCAACGCCAACAGCACCGGCTGCCTGGCCGCCCACCTGCTCGACACGACAGGGGCGCAGACGGTCGCGATCGAGGTGGAGCAGGGCGGCACCCTCGGTCGACCGGCCAGCGTGCTCGCTTCGGCCCGACGCGGGCCGGCGGGCATCACGACCCGGATCGGCGGGTTGGCGGTGGTCCGCGGCTCTCACAAATGA
- a CDS encoding PLP-dependent cysteine synthase family protein translates to METGHDGHDGRVMATVDTDRSDPGYRAWLKEAVRKVQADANRSADTHLLRFPLPERWNIDLYLKDESTHPTGSLKHRLARSLFLYGLCNGWIRRGKPVIEASSGSTAVSEAYFAKLIGVPFIAVMPRTTSPEKCRLIEFHGGRCHFVDDARRIYEESAALAAETGGHYMDQFTYAERATDWRGNNNIAESIYQQLRLERYPEPTWIVATAGTGGTSATIGRYVRYMQHDTLICVPDPENSCFFDGWTHHDPRATSDCGSRIEGIGRPRMEPSFVPGAIDRMMKVPDAASVAAVRVLERAIGRRAGGSTGTGLWSAFKLVAEMVGQGATGSVVSLICDPGDRYLDKYYSDDWLAGQGLDIRPYTATAERFLATGTWTD, encoded by the coding sequence ATGGAGACCGGGCACGACGGACACGACGGCAGGGTCATGGCGACCGTCGACACCGACCGCAGCGACCCCGGCTACCGGGCCTGGCTCAAGGAGGCCGTGCGCAAGGTCCAGGCGGACGCCAACCGCTCCGCCGACACCCACCTCCTGCGCTTCCCGCTGCCCGAGCGGTGGAACATCGACCTCTACCTCAAGGACGAGTCGACCCACCCCACCGGGAGCCTCAAGCACCGGCTGGCCCGTTCGCTGTTCCTCTACGGCCTGTGCAACGGCTGGATCCGCAGGGGCAAACCGGTCATCGAGGCGTCCAGCGGCTCCACAGCCGTCTCCGAGGCGTACTTCGCGAAGCTGATCGGCGTGCCGTTCATCGCCGTCATGCCGCGCACCACCAGCCCCGAGAAGTGCAGGCTGATCGAATTCCACGGCGGCCGGTGCCACTTCGTCGACGACGCCCGGCGCATCTACGAGGAGTCCGCCGCCCTCGCCGCCGAGACCGGCGGCCACTACATGGACCAGTTCACCTACGCCGAACGCGCCACCGACTGGCGCGGGAACAACAACATCGCCGAGTCGATCTACCAGCAACTGCGGCTGGAGCGGTATCCGGAACCCACCTGGATCGTCGCCACGGCCGGCACCGGCGGCACCTCCGCGACCATCGGCCGCTACGTCCGCTACATGCAGCACGACACCCTGATCTGCGTACCCGACCCGGAGAACTCCTGCTTCTTCGACGGCTGGACCCACCACGACCCCCGGGCCACCAGCGACTGCGGATCCCGCATCGAGGGCATCGGCAGACCCCGGATGGAGCCGAGCTTCGTCCCCGGGGCCATCGACCGCATGATGAAGGTCCCCGACGCCGCGTCCGTCGCCGCCGTACGCGTCCTGGAGCGGGCCATCGGCCGCAGGGCGGGGGGATCGACCGGCACCGGGCTGTGGAGCGCGTTCAAGCTGGTCGCCGAGATGGTCGGACAGGGCGCCACCGGCAGTGTCGTCTCACTGATCTGCGACCCGGGCGACCGCTACCTCGACAAGTACTACTCCGACGACTGGCTGGCCGGACAGGGCCTGGACATCCGCCCCTACACCGCCACCGCCGAGCGGTTCCTGGCCACCGGCACCTGGACCGACTGA